In one window of Microbacterium dextranolyticum DNA:
- a CDS encoding ABC transporter ATP-binding protein, with protein MAAESRTGPVVVAVQDVSKQFVVRKDNSLKERVVHFGRRGRTHRQDYTAVDGVSIEIAAGTTVGLLGPNGSGKSTLLKLIGGIVSPTSGRVLTRGRTAALLELGAGFHPDLTGRDNVYLNASIMGMSRAETSARFDEILAFSGIGEFIDTQVKFYSSGMFVRLAFAVAVHTDPDVLLVDEVLAVGDEAFQRKCMERIARFRAEGRTIILVSHSAAQVQELCDRGIVLNNGEVVFDGETNAAVSALRDVLEGRRVGELPPPEPTKPIEVTSIEVLDETKAHRKVIPSESQMTVRVHVRAIEPLPRWAVGFSIDTPAGQMVLASNTERLGVQLGRVPAGDSFLDFTIDRVHLGAGEYYVNANVSELIDIDSHVLWQGALFTVAGDKANLGTVAARIAVSETSGK; from the coding sequence ATGGCTGCCGAATCAAGAACAGGCCCCGTCGTTGTCGCGGTGCAGGATGTTTCGAAACAGTTCGTCGTCCGGAAGGACAACTCCCTCAAGGAACGGGTCGTCCACTTTGGGCGCCGAGGTCGGACCCATCGGCAGGACTACACGGCTGTCGACGGAGTCTCGATCGAGATCGCGGCGGGTACGACGGTCGGTCTACTTGGGCCCAATGGCTCGGGGAAGAGCACGCTGCTGAAGCTGATCGGCGGCATCGTGTCGCCGACGTCGGGGCGTGTTCTCACACGGGGGCGCACGGCGGCGTTGCTCGAACTGGGCGCCGGATTCCACCCCGACCTGACGGGCCGTGACAACGTCTACCTCAACGCGTCGATCATGGGGATGTCGCGGGCCGAGACGTCGGCCCGCTTCGACGAGATTCTCGCCTTCAGCGGCATCGGCGAGTTCATCGATACTCAGGTCAAGTTCTACTCGTCTGGAATGTTCGTTCGGCTCGCGTTCGCTGTCGCCGTCCACACCGATCCGGATGTGCTGCTCGTCGACGAGGTTCTTGCAGTCGGAGACGAAGCGTTCCAGCGCAAGTGCATGGAGCGGATCGCTCGCTTCCGGGCGGAGGGGCGCACTATCATCTTGGTCTCGCATTCGGCAGCGCAGGTTCAGGAGCTCTGCGACCGCGGCATCGTACTCAACAACGGGGAGGTCGTCTTCGACGGCGAGACCAATGCTGCGGTCTCGGCTCTGCGTGATGTGCTGGAAGGACGCCGCGTCGGAGAGCTTCCGCCGCCGGAGCCCACCAAGCCGATCGAGGTCACTTCGATCGAGGTACTCGATGAAACCAAAGCGCATCGCAAAGTCATCCCATCGGAGTCGCAGATGACGGTGCGTGTTCATGTGCGCGCGATCGAGCCTCTGCCTCGCTGGGCTGTCGGGTTCAGTATCGACACGCCCGCCGGGCAGATGGTGCTCGCGTCTAATACTGAGCGGCTCGGCGTGCAACTGGGCCGGGTACCCGCTGGTGACTCATTCTTGGATTTCACTATCGACAGGGTGCATTTGGGAGCTGGCGAGTATTACGTCAACGCCAACGTCTCTGAGTTGATCGACATTGACTCCCATGTGCTGTGGCAGGGGGCTTTGTTCACTGTGGCTGGGGACAAAGCGAATCTGGGCACTGTCGCCGCTCGTATCGCCGTCAGCGAAACGTCGGGCAAGTAG
- a CDS encoding acyltransferase family protein, which produces MTSLKASFDPRSNSIGFLRWLMAFMVIFSHAGPLAGFYGGHDLGTQISTEQSLGGVAVAGFFFLSGFLITKSKMGRSSTARFFWRRIMRIFPGWFLILIVTAYVLAPIAYAREKGTMDGFWDAAVNSPLTYFSNNMWLPLQQHTIADMGTSIPFYTLHGGFEWNGSAWTLAFEFSAYILVGVLGVAGALAHRLIGGIVASLIIFFAMMQWLGFGNLGAFGVVFADFRQLLLLAPFAFGILFALFGDKIPIDNRLAIVCIFVAVWTYGKGGWLPLGQYAFCYALIWFSIRAQFLKSWDKHGDFSYGIYIVAWPLMQFAAYFKLQDAGWFVYHLVIVAGCHAYAYLSWHLIERPALQLKDWTPRWLERVMQRTERLRIKVIGTIDPSYEERLARRTGAVTAVSA; this is translated from the coding sequence GTGACATCGCTGAAGGCGAGCTTCGATCCTCGGAGTAACAGCATCGGCTTCCTGCGGTGGCTGATGGCCTTCATGGTCATTTTTTCACACGCCGGCCCGCTCGCGGGATTCTACGGCGGCCACGATCTGGGTACCCAGATCAGCACCGAGCAGTCGCTCGGCGGTGTCGCCGTCGCAGGGTTCTTCTTCCTGTCCGGCTTCCTGATCACCAAGAGCAAGATGGGGCGATCCTCTACGGCTCGCTTCTTCTGGCGCCGGATCATGCGAATCTTCCCCGGCTGGTTCCTGATTCTCATCGTGACCGCCTACGTTCTCGCGCCCATCGCATATGCGCGCGAGAAGGGCACGATGGACGGATTCTGGGATGCAGCCGTCAATTCCCCGCTGACGTACTTCTCGAACAACATGTGGCTGCCGCTTCAGCAGCACACCATCGCCGACATGGGAACGAGTATCCCGTTCTACACGCTTCACGGCGGCTTCGAGTGGAACGGTTCGGCGTGGACTCTCGCGTTCGAGTTCAGTGCGTACATCCTCGTCGGTGTGCTCGGAGTTGCAGGTGCGCTCGCCCACCGCCTGATCGGAGGGATCGTCGCCTCACTGATCATCTTCTTTGCGATGATGCAGTGGCTCGGCTTCGGTAATCTTGGCGCCTTCGGCGTCGTGTTCGCCGATTTCCGCCAGCTACTGCTGCTCGCTCCGTTCGCCTTCGGGATCTTGTTCGCTTTGTTCGGCGACAAGATACCGATCGACAACAGGCTGGCGATCGTGTGCATTTTTGTTGCGGTCTGGACGTATGGCAAGGGCGGCTGGTTGCCTCTCGGACAGTACGCGTTCTGCTACGCATTGATCTGGTTCTCGATTCGCGCCCAGTTCCTGAAATCATGGGACAAACACGGGGATTTCTCTTATGGCATCTACATCGTCGCGTGGCCTCTGATGCAATTCGCCGCCTACTTCAAGCTCCAGGACGCGGGCTGGTTCGTCTACCACCTAGTGATCGTCGCCGGATGTCATGCCTACGCATACCTCAGCTGGCACCTCATCGAACGACCGGCGCTGCAACTGAAGGACTGGACGCCGCGGTGGCTCGAACGCGTGATGCAGCGCACCGAGCGGCTCCGGATCAAAGTCATCGGAACGATCGATCCGAGCTATGAGGAGCGGCTCGCGCGTCGAACCGGAGCGGTCACGGCGGTGAGTGCATGA
- a CDS encoding glycosyltransferase, with protein sequence MNAETLEDPTVSIIVPVYNSGRYLRACVESIIRQTYTRLQIILINDGSTDESGAICDALARVDDRVLVVHQANSGIATAQNAGLDHATGDYITFCDNDDLMVPEMITRLVQLARESDADIAMCRWINVGASSADALLRASADMPAGDVTVFQDPAWAYQHVFSLTLRTLGRCELRYFSEANWGKLYRAALFDGLRFPAGRFAQDVAVAMPIYGRARRVASCSDPLYLWLQHGDSVSHASKSTSYYSDIVHAHASSFEAALSQGINPWRAAYGLGAIRDERKSVRSAADASRYAEDRALVKRLRSRLKSHQRIVCTAVGLLRRGEVIIYNLTVHRRS encoded by the coding sequence ATGAACGCCGAGACTCTGGAAGACCCGACCGTCAGCATCATCGTCCCCGTTTATAACTCGGGACGCTATCTTCGAGCGTGTGTCGAGTCGATCATCCGACAGACATACACGCGATTGCAGATCATCCTGATTAACGACGGTTCGACGGACGAGTCCGGAGCCATCTGCGATGCGCTCGCACGAGTCGATGATCGCGTCCTCGTCGTGCACCAAGCGAACTCAGGCATCGCCACTGCCCAGAACGCGGGGCTCGATCACGCAACAGGCGATTACATCACGTTTTGCGACAACGACGACCTAATGGTGCCCGAAATGATCACGCGCCTCGTTCAGCTTGCGCGCGAGTCTGACGCTGATATCGCGATGTGTCGGTGGATCAACGTGGGTGCGAGTTCCGCCGACGCGCTCCTTCGCGCGTCGGCGGACATGCCTGCAGGCGACGTGACGGTTTTCCAGGACCCCGCCTGGGCCTATCAGCACGTCTTCAGCCTGACGCTTCGGACACTTGGCCGATGTGAGCTTCGCTACTTCAGCGAGGCCAACTGGGGCAAGTTGTACCGTGCGGCGCTCTTCGATGGCCTTCGCTTCCCTGCTGGACGCTTCGCGCAGGATGTCGCCGTCGCGATGCCAATTTACGGGCGCGCCCGCCGTGTCGCGTCGTGCTCCGACCCTCTGTACCTATGGCTTCAGCATGGCGACAGCGTGTCGCATGCTTCAAAGTCAACGTCCTACTACTCAGACATCGTGCATGCTCATGCGAGTTCATTCGAGGCCGCGCTAAGTCAGGGTATCAACCCATGGCGGGCTGCCTATGGCCTCGGAGCGATCCGCGACGAACGTAAGAGCGTCCGCAGCGCCGCTGACGCTTCTCGCTATGCAGAAGACCGCGCCCTAGTGAAGCGGTTGCGGAGCAGACTCAAATCGCACCAGAGAATCGTCTGCACCGCTGTGGGACTCTTGAGGCGCGGTGAAGTCATCATCTACAACCTCACAGTGCATCGGCGCAGCTGA
- a CDS encoding DUF2142 domain-containing protein, which yields MLSTNEPGTTSWPWRAFLIAFALSFAVLAAWSVASPHMASPDEPAHAVKAAATVRGQFHADETQYRAGRGDFQVPELFAQAWSQPCYAFHPDVTAGCSPQVTGELDKIVAATSHVARYNPIYYAWIGIPTLFPLSEHTFTAMRLMSALLNAALVGLTFAVLVRLRRPLLPIAGTLAALTPMTFFIGGSMTPQGPEVFGSMLTAVALLAIVFDPRGALLAQRAWMLLAGATFFVLARGLSPAYLAFTVVVVILVAPSLATVGSVIKDRRFRWPLILCASVSVAALAYTLSSGSLALGVVYPDPSLTARDVVVGMLRNTDYYLEQILGVFGWGDTHLPMWLLILVGGVAVFVGVFGLALGGARGRLVLFGILAASIVVPILAQVMSYKDSGMVWQGKYVLPIAMLAPLVAGFLAERQEAVSFALGSRLLRVLACVFGAYETIAIVVNIHRYINGANGPWLELVPGAWHPTAPAWLTVLLVATACVGATVAIARFSSRLTLLNEFGATELRTADSSNG from the coding sequence GTGCTCTCGACGAATGAACCCGGTACGACGTCGTGGCCCTGGCGGGCCTTCCTGATCGCGTTCGCCCTTTCTTTCGCCGTCCTCGCGGCGTGGTCTGTCGCGAGCCCGCACATGGCTTCCCCAGATGAACCCGCACATGCGGTGAAGGCTGCCGCAACCGTGCGTGGCCAGTTTCACGCGGATGAGACCCAATATCGGGCGGGGCGCGGGGACTTCCAGGTTCCCGAGCTGTTCGCTCAGGCATGGTCGCAGCCGTGTTACGCGTTCCATCCCGATGTCACCGCGGGATGCTCCCCGCAGGTGACGGGCGAACTCGATAAGATCGTGGCCGCCACCTCTCATGTCGCGCGGTACAACCCGATCTACTATGCGTGGATCGGCATCCCGACGTTGTTCCCGCTGTCGGAGCACACCTTCACTGCGATGCGGTTGATGAGCGCGCTGTTAAACGCGGCGCTGGTCGGCCTTACGTTCGCAGTGCTGGTTAGGTTGCGCAGGCCCCTCCTTCCGATCGCCGGAACGCTGGCAGCGTTGACCCCGATGACATTCTTCATCGGCGGATCGATGACTCCACAAGGTCCCGAGGTCTTCGGATCCATGCTCACTGCAGTCGCCCTGCTGGCCATCGTCTTCGATCCGCGCGGGGCGCTTCTCGCCCAACGTGCATGGATGCTTCTGGCGGGGGCGACCTTCTTCGTTCTCGCACGCGGGCTTAGTCCCGCATACCTCGCGTTCACAGTCGTCGTCGTGATCCTCGTCGCACCGTCACTCGCAACCGTCGGCAGCGTGATCAAGGACCGCCGATTCCGGTGGCCGCTCATTCTGTGTGCCTCCGTCTCAGTCGCTGCCCTCGCGTACACTCTGAGTTCCGGCAGCCTTGCGCTCGGAGTCGTCTATCCCGATCCTTCGCTCACCGCTCGTGACGTGGTCGTGGGGATGCTGCGGAACACCGACTACTACCTTGAGCAGATCCTCGGCGTTTTCGGCTGGGGGGACACCCACCTGCCGATGTGGCTGCTGATCCTTGTCGGCGGGGTTGCGGTGTTCGTGGGCGTGTTCGGATTGGCGCTCGGCGGGGCGCGAGGACGTCTCGTTCTCTTCGGCATCCTCGCAGCTTCGATCGTCGTCCCGATTTTGGCGCAGGTGATGAGCTATAAGGACTCCGGCATGGTGTGGCAGGGGAAGTACGTGCTTCCGATCGCCATGCTGGCGCCTCTCGTAGCTGGCTTCCTCGCTGAGCGGCAAGAAGCGGTGTCATTCGCGTTGGGGTCTCGACTTCTCCGCGTGCTGGCGTGCGTCTTCGGGGCGTACGAGACGATCGCTATCGTCGTGAACATTCATCGCTACATCAACGGTGCGAACGGTCCGTGGTTGGAGCTCGTGCCTGGCGCATGGCATCCGACCGCTCCTGCGTGGCTGACGGTCCTCCTCGTCGCCACGGCATGCGTGGGCGCGACAGTGGCGATCGCGCGGTTCAGTAGCCGGCTTACTTTGCTGAACGAGTTTGGAGCGACGGAGCTACGTACTGCAGATAGTTCAAACGGCTGA
- a CDS encoding alginate O-acetyltransferase AlgX-related protein has protein sequence MSASGGGDVVHGAGAPTPRWWKPFRDVPLVVLAVLSLVAALVGWYTQASLDRAASQIAPVTPTATPDAVAQVCRPAVTPPGDEPWIDRRDESESVWKDHAAELGDPVVRGQDGWAFYNDQVEQNFSQAVGRRLLTASQVTAWHDYFRKLAGALAAQGIELSIQITPSASSVYPEKLPEWAAALRGSTPLDQLLAASPDLPIVDFRHDLREAAQHDAVFTPVNSHWTDWGGYVGWQTYARCHAVTYPGAAPIVVPPVDGVRTGGIYNEYASSGVPDAEPAWDAPRFSQQLAPVTVTDGSSATSTSEGGKAVDLSKLPASTETAGAWSTQKALILRDSMGNALSGLWAQQYAQTWQIQHRYDDWSNPPNYRSLVEQDHPDVVIVQLAERHLVNAPAVGVGPGY, from the coding sequence ATGAGCGCGTCTGGCGGCGGCGACGTCGTCCATGGTGCGGGCGCGCCCACGCCCCGCTGGTGGAAGCCGTTCCGCGACGTACCGTTGGTCGTCCTTGCCGTCCTCTCTCTCGTCGCCGCGCTCGTGGGATGGTACACCCAGGCGAGCCTTGATCGGGCTGCATCGCAAATCGCTCCAGTCACGCCTACTGCGACGCCGGACGCGGTGGCTCAGGTCTGTCGTCCGGCCGTGACTCCGCCCGGCGACGAGCCGTGGATAGACCGGCGTGACGAGTCTGAGAGCGTCTGGAAGGACCATGCCGCGGAGCTGGGCGACCCGGTCGTCCGCGGCCAAGACGGGTGGGCGTTCTACAACGATCAGGTCGAGCAGAACTTCTCTCAGGCTGTGGGACGACGGTTATTGACCGCGTCTCAGGTGACAGCCTGGCATGATTACTTCCGCAAGCTCGCCGGCGCGCTCGCGGCGCAGGGTATCGAGCTGTCGATCCAGATCACGCCTTCCGCATCCAGCGTCTATCCTGAGAAGCTTCCCGAATGGGCTGCTGCGCTCCGCGGTTCCACCCCTTTGGATCAGTTGCTGGCTGCGTCGCCGGACCTTCCGATCGTGGACTTCCGTCATGACCTGCGTGAGGCTGCCCAGCACGATGCCGTCTTCACGCCGGTGAACAGCCACTGGACGGACTGGGGCGGCTACGTGGGGTGGCAAACCTACGCACGGTGCCATGCGGTGACGTACCCAGGGGCGGCCCCCATCGTCGTGCCGCCTGTGGACGGCGTCCGTACCGGCGGTATCTATAACGAGTACGCCTCGTCTGGTGTGCCTGACGCAGAACCCGCGTGGGACGCGCCGCGATTCTCCCAGCAACTCGCTCCCGTGACCGTCACCGACGGTTCGTCCGCGACCTCGACGTCTGAGGGTGGCAAGGCCGTCGACCTGTCGAAACTGCCGGCGTCCACCGAGACGGCGGGGGCATGGAGCACGCAGAAAGCGCTCATCCTTCGCGATTCGATGGGCAATGCCTTGTCCGGCCTGTGGGCGCAGCAGTATGCGCAGACCTGGCAGATCCAGCATCGATACGACGATTGGTCGAATCCGCCAAACTATCGGTCCTTGGTCGAGCAGGATCATCCGGATGTCGTGATCGTCCAGCTTGCGGAGCGCCACTTGGTCAATGCCCCAGCCGTCGGCGTAGGGCCCGGCTACTAG
- a CDS encoding ABC transporter permease has product MEQLDTTERFARLAETPFVSTDSRGLQLPVRGGKVREIWERRDLLGLLVRRDLNARYRDSFLGFLWTLIRPLVQFLMYYLVLGQFLRAAEGIPQFAIFLFSGLTIYSFFAEMVSGATTSILANAGLVKKIYLPREIFPMASIGAAGFMFLVQTLVLLGGAIAFQALPAPTQMLWFFPAVALMLIYGLALGLLLSALNVYLRDVQYVTEVVLMLAMWGSPIVYAWTMVGSSFHTLGLPGWALEVYTNNPITLGVLAFRKAFWGAGGPGDYPADLLLRIGIAGVIGLVLLAVAHRVFNRLQGNFAQEM; this is encoded by the coding sequence GTGGAGCAATTGGACACGACTGAACGGTTCGCCCGTCTGGCCGAGACCCCGTTCGTCTCGACGGACTCGCGAGGTCTCCAGCTTCCGGTCCGCGGAGGCAAGGTTCGAGAGATCTGGGAACGTCGCGACCTTCTGGGTTTGCTCGTGCGGCGGGATCTGAACGCGCGCTACAGGGACAGCTTCTTGGGGTTCCTCTGGACGCTGATACGCCCGCTGGTCCAGTTCTTGATGTACTACCTGGTACTCGGCCAGTTCCTGCGCGCCGCGGAGGGGATCCCGCAGTTCGCGATCTTCTTGTTCTCAGGGCTGACGATCTACAGCTTCTTCGCTGAGATGGTCTCCGGAGCTACGACGTCGATTCTCGCCAATGCGGGCCTGGTGAAGAAGATCTACCTACCTCGCGAGATCTTCCCGATGGCAAGCATCGGCGCGGCGGGGTTCATGTTCCTTGTGCAGACCCTCGTTCTCCTCGGGGGGGCGATCGCTTTCCAAGCATTGCCTGCGCCGACGCAGATGCTGTGGTTTTTCCCCGCTGTCGCGCTAATGCTCATCTACGGTCTCGCGCTGGGACTGCTGCTTTCGGCCCTCAACGTCTATTTGCGGGACGTTCAATATGTGACCGAGGTTGTGCTGATGCTCGCGATGTGGGGATCGCCCATTGTGTACGCATGGACGATGGTCGGTTCCTCGTTCCATACGCTCGGCCTGCCAGGATGGGCACTCGAGGTATACACCAACAACCCGATCACACTGGGTGTCTTGGCGTTCCGGAAGGCGTTTTGGGGTGCCGGCGGGCCGGGCGACTACCCCGCCGATTTGTTGCTGCGCATCGGAATCGCCGGGGTCATCGGACTCGTGTTGCTCGCAGTCGCCCATCGGGTCTTCAACCGCCTTCAGGGCAACTTCGCGCAGGAGATGTGA
- a CDS encoding IS5 family transposase (programmed frameshift) — MSRDVITDEAWELIREVFPPANSRGRPPVDRRVVVEATAWRFRTGSAWRDLPERFGSWNTIYKNFRRWAAEGVWEDLLAHVQRRASLQGEIEWVVSVDSSIARVHQHGATLPRSTGAGSSYKKSGPEPPDHAIGRSRGGLTTKIHLVCDGQARTLAFVLTGGQVADTSMFTDVLDEIHVAGRGPARTRPERVLADKGYPSKKNRAWLRERGIKATIPERDDQIAHRRKRAGRPIDFGHEQKERYKGRNVIERSFNFIKQWRGLASRYDKTANSYAAGICLSAALQWI; from the exons GTGTCGCGAGATGTCATCACGGACGAGGCTTGGGAATTGATCCGGGAGGTGTTCCCGCCGGCGAATTCACGGGGGCGTCCCCCCGTGGATCGACGCGTGGTGGTCGAGGCGACTGCGTGGCGGTTCCGGACGGGTTCTGCATGGAGGGATCTGCCCGAGCGCTTCGGGAGCTGGAACACGATCTATAAGAACTTCCGTCGTTGGGCGGCCGAGGGGGTCTGGGAAGATCTGCTCGCTCACGTGCAGCGTCGCGCATCGCTTCAGGGCGAGATCGAGTGGGTCGTGTCCGTTGACTCCTCGATCGCTCGCGTCCACCAGCACGGCGCAACCCTTCCCCGCAGCACA GGGGCTGGATCGAGTTACAAGAAATCCGGGCCGGAGCCGCCTGATCACGCGATCGGCCGGTCACGCGGCGGATTGACGACGAAGATCCATCTCGTGTGCGATGGGCAGGCCCGGACGCTCGCGTTCGTCCTCACCGGCGGGCAGGTCGCGGACACGAGCATGTTCACCGACGTTCTCGACGAGATCCACGTCGCGGGGCGAGGGCCCGCGCGTACCAGGCCCGAGCGGGTGCTCGCAGACAAGGGATACCCCTCGAAGAAGAACCGGGCGTGGTTGCGCGAGCGCGGCATCAAGGCCACGATCCCCGAACGCGACGACCAGATCGCCCACCGCCGAAAGCGAGCGGGCCGCCCTATCGATTTCGGTCATGAGCAGAAGGAACGCTACAAGGGCCGCAATGTCATTGAGCGCTCCTTCAACTTCATCAAGCAGTGGCGAGGACTCGCATCCCGATACGACAAGACCGCCAACTCGTACGCAGCCGGGATCTGCCTCTCAGCCGCCCTTCAATGGATTTAG
- a CDS encoding VOC family protein, which translates to MSVVGIGGLFFRSKDPDARAAWYREHLGIDAGQTTVWEQAAGSTVFAPFSDDADYFPADQPFMLNLRVDDLSTLAERLEAAGITVGRVADDSDGEYGLFARIYDPEGLPIELWQPPAE; encoded by the coding sequence ATGAGTGTTGTCGGGATCGGCGGGTTGTTCTTCCGCAGCAAGGACCCAGACGCGCGAGCCGCGTGGTATCGCGAGCATCTCGGCATCGACGCAGGCCAAACCACCGTGTGGGAACAGGCCGCGGGAAGCACTGTGTTCGCGCCGTTCTCTGATGACGCCGACTATTTCCCGGCAGACCAGCCGTTCATGCTCAACCTCCGCGTCGATGACCTCAGCACCCTGGCCGAACGACTCGAAGCGGCCGGAATCACCGTGGGGAGAGTCGCAGACGACAGTGACGGTGAGTACGGACTGTTCGCCCGGATCTACGACCCCGAAGGGCTCCCGATCGAGCTTTGGCAACCACCCGCCGAATAG
- a CDS encoding NAD-dependent epimerase/dehydratase family protein — protein sequence MTRVIVTGAAGYLGPHVVTALLDRGHDVTAIVRLAGTAVLDSRARVVEADILSPDVDMTQWDSDTGAVVHLAWKDGFLHNSRAHMSQLSAHYNLLTRLADSGTNRIVALGTMHEIGYWEGAIDESTPTSPLSQYGIAKDALRRALPLALPEDTSLAWARAYYIYGDDRRNSSIFRKLLEASDRGERTFPFTTGKNLYDFIRVEQLGRQIAALVDATDITGAINCSTGTPMSLADKVEEFITENGLDISLEYGAFPDRPYDSPGVWGNADRIAEVMARG from the coding sequence ATGACTCGCGTCATCGTCACCGGCGCTGCCGGCTACCTCGGCCCCCACGTAGTCACAGCACTCCTCGATCGAGGGCACGACGTGACCGCGATCGTGCGTCTTGCGGGCACTGCTGTGCTCGACTCCCGTGCTCGGGTTGTCGAGGCCGACATTCTCTCCCCTGATGTCGACATGACCCAGTGGGACAGCGACACCGGTGCGGTCGTCCATCTCGCGTGGAAGGACGGCTTCCTGCACAACTCTCGCGCGCACATGTCACAGTTGTCCGCCCACTACAACTTGCTCACCCGCCTCGCAGACAGCGGCACGAATCGGATCGTCGCATTGGGCACGATGCACGAGATCGGCTACTGGGAAGGGGCGATTGACGAATCGACGCCGACGTCCCCTCTCTCCCAATACGGCATCGCGAAGGACGCCCTCCGGCGTGCACTTCCGCTCGCTCTACCCGAAGACACGTCTTTAGCGTGGGCCCGCGCGTATTACATCTACGGTGACGACCGGCGCAACAGCTCCATCTTCCGCAAGCTACTGGAGGCTTCGGACCGAGGCGAACGCACCTTCCCGTTTACGACAGGCAAGAACCTGTACGATTTCATCCGCGTCGAGCAACTCGGACGCCAGATCGCCGCCCTGGTCGACGCTACCGACATCACGGGCGCGATCAACTGCTCAACCGGCACCCCCATGTCCCTCGCCGACAAGGTCGAGGAGTTCATCACGGAGAACGGCCTCGACATCTCGCTCGAGTATGGGGCGTTCCCCGATCGCCCCTACGACTCCCCCGGCGTATGGGGCAACGCGGACCGGATTGCAGAGGTCATGGCCCGAGGCTGA